One Egicoccus halophilus genomic region harbors:
- a CDS encoding (2Fe-2S)-binding protein — translation MVTFDLNGQDTSYSGPPDRSLLTVLREEFDLTAAKPSCEIGVCGACSVLVDGELVSSCCLLIGQLDGRAVQTLEGMLEEPQMCDLRRAFAEHGGFQCGFCTPGHLVAAYWRLRNGRETEDVDNLCRCTGYYGIRRAIEAVASCR, via the coding sequence ATGGTCACCTTCGACCTCAACGGTCAGGACACGAGCTATTCCGGACCGCCGGATCGTTCGCTCCTCACCGTGCTGCGGGAGGAGTTCGATCTCACCGCGGCCAAGCCGTCTTGCGAGATCGGGGTCTGCGGCGCGTGCAGTGTCCTCGTCGATGGCGAACTCGTCAGCTCGTGCTGCCTGCTGATCGGTCAGCTCGATGGGAGGGCGGTGCAGACGCTTGAAGGGATGCTCGAGGAACCGCAGATGTGTGATCTGCGTCGAGCCTTCGCAGAACACGGTGGCTTCCAATGCGGCTTCTGTACCCCGGGACATCTGGTCGCGGCGTACTGGCGGCTGCGAAACGGTCGCGAGACCGAGGACGTGGACAATCTCTGCCGGTGCACGGGCTACTACGGCATCCGACGGGCGATCGAGGCGGTCGCGTCGTGCCGTTGA
- a CDS encoding 3-phenylpropionate/cinnamic acid dioxygenase subunit beta, translating into MTPELQLEVERFLFLEARLLDERRLTEWLDLLAEDIHYFAPIRRNVKYNDWDLEESDPENEISYFDEGKDILTGRIRQLNTGVHWAEEPVSRFEHIVTNVEIVEVDGDELHVNSKFFCYQNRLADEVNHFVGRRYDILRRDPGTGFKVAKRKILLAQNVLLAKVINTFF; encoded by the coding sequence GTGACGCCCGAACTGCAGTTGGAGGTCGAGCGTTTCCTGTTCCTCGAGGCACGCCTGCTGGACGAGCGGCGGTTGACCGAGTGGCTCGACCTGCTCGCCGAGGACATCCACTACTTCGCGCCGATCCGTCGCAACGTCAAGTACAACGACTGGGATCTGGAGGAGTCCGACCCGGAGAACGAGATCTCGTACTTCGACGAAGGCAAGGACATCCTCACCGGTCGGATTCGACAGCTGAACACCGGCGTCCACTGGGCTGAGGAACCCGTCTCGAGGTTCGAACACATCGTCACGAACGTCGAGATCGTCGAAGTCGATGGGGACGAACTGCACGTCAACAGCAAGTTCTTCTGCTACCAGAACCGGTTGGCGGACGAGGTGAATCACTTCGTCGGGCGCCGCTACGACATCCTGCGTCGCGACCCGGGAACCGGCTTCAAGGTGGCGAAGCGCAAGATCCTGCTGGCCCAGAACGTGCTCCTGGCCAAGGTCATCAACACGTTTTTCTGA
- a CDS encoding aromatic ring-hydroxylating oxygenase subunit alpha, giving the protein MPATRTDSLRGLIDAENGTISRELYTREDIFRQEQERIFRRCWLFLGHETLVPNPGDFVLTRMGTEEVLLVRDRKDKQIRAFLNSCRHRGEKVCRYDEGNALVFTCPFHAWTYDSKGTLVGAAGQKHPDSYAGALNKDEWSLVEVAQFKNYYGTLWATWDKDAPSFEDYLGPFAEAVRYMCEGSDGEDNGLEVFKPWQRWRLPTNWKVPAFTSSRDPEHAALTHRSVNAAAIGPMRTLAGGERQKKRNLLPNTTYVVGDHNLGHGGAWTDYHVPGVADYVDGWYEEGVDDYFREMHQKKQQKYKDRIAPASGHDAGHICVFPNFIMDAWRWRIWHPHELGVVERWSLFGVDKNAPKVVKDAVRHYVMRYNGPTGCTESDDMENWNYVYPASLGAEAQKWNYNFANGLGRGKTREDMHPGLVFNDHRTEEAHRARFSRWVAMMEAETWDELYPALADANHRIW; this is encoded by the coding sequence ATGCCCGCGACAAGGACCGACTCGCTGCGAGGGCTGATCGATGCCGAGAACGGCACGATCAGCCGCGAGCTCTACACGCGGGAGGACATCTTCCGACAGGAACAGGAGCGGATCTTCCGTCGCTGCTGGCTCTTCCTCGGCCATGAGACGCTCGTGCCCAACCCTGGCGACTTCGTGCTGACCAGGATGGGCACCGAGGAGGTGCTGCTCGTACGGGATCGCAAGGACAAGCAGATCCGTGCCTTCCTCAACAGCTGTCGCCACCGTGGCGAGAAGGTGTGCCGCTACGACGAGGGCAACGCGCTGGTTTTCACCTGCCCGTTCCATGCCTGGACCTACGACTCGAAGGGCACGCTCGTCGGCGCCGCGGGTCAGAAGCACCCGGACTCCTACGCCGGCGCGCTCAACAAGGACGAGTGGAGCCTCGTCGAGGTCGCACAATTCAAGAACTACTACGGCACCCTGTGGGCGACATGGGACAAGGACGCGCCATCCTTCGAGGACTATCTCGGACCGTTCGCCGAAGCGGTGCGCTACATGTGCGAGGGCAGCGACGGCGAGGACAACGGTCTCGAGGTCTTCAAGCCGTGGCAGCGGTGGCGGTTGCCGACCAACTGGAAGGTGCCGGCCTTCACGTCGTCGCGCGACCCGGAGCACGCCGCGCTGACGCACCGCAGTGTCAACGCGGCAGCAATCGGCCCGATGCGCACTCTGGCAGGCGGCGAGCGGCAGAAGAAACGCAACCTGCTGCCCAACACGACCTACGTGGTCGGTGACCACAACCTCGGCCACGGCGGAGCGTGGACGGATTACCACGTGCCAGGGGTCGCCGACTACGTCGACGGCTGGTACGAGGAGGGCGTCGACGACTATTTCCGCGAGATGCATCAGAAGAAGCAGCAGAAGTACAAGGACCGGATCGCTCCGGCCTCCGGCCACGACGCCGGGCACATCTGCGTCTTCCCGAACTTCATCATGGATGCGTGGCGGTGGCGGATCTGGCATCCGCACGAACTCGGTGTGGTCGAGCGCTGGAGCCTCTTCGGTGTCGACAAGAACGCGCCGAAAGTCGTCAAGGACGCCGTCCGGCACTACGTGATGCGCTACAACGGGCCGACCGGCTGTACCGAGTCGGACGACATGGAGAACTGGAACTACGTCTACCCGGCCAGCCTCGGCGCGGAAGCCCAGAAGTGGAACTACAACTTCGCGAACGGCCTGGGCCGCGGCAAGACCCGCGAGGACATGCACCCGGGGCTCGTCTTCAACGACCACAGGACCGAAGAGGCTCATCGAGCGCGGTTCAGTCGCTGGGTCGCCATGATGGAGGCGGAGACGTGGGACGAGCTCTACCCCGCGCTCGCCGACGCCAACCACCGCATCTGGTGA
- a CDS encoding MFS transporter → MGRRDTPMRNANFLLYFAGVVFSEIGVRGTLAINLYHVYLLTESSLFVGLVGLFQFLAVITLGPLGGALADRIDRRRLVQVMQAGSFVTSAGLALVTWLGVVEPWHIYLAVLLNATAAAFDNPARRALIPNLVPRHQLVQAFALVTPARELSFMIGPALGGILVAVHGPELMYAFDALSYLFLIVALAVLRLKPGDKPTTRAPFIRSVGAGFSYVRRRPIIGQLLGLDVIATLFGAYRAILPELAEDVLQAGATGYGLLSAAVPAGALLGSWFVYRNIQHLHGGRLVLWSVAGYGLACVALAQAPILWLALAAAAAIGAMDAMGSTVRQAAIQVEIPDDIRGRITAIQQIATRGGPSLGILNVGAVAGVIGPVLALSIGGLVPVAVAGLAARASRTLRAYDVPTSEAEG, encoded by the coding sequence ATGGGTCGGCGCGACACGCCAATGCGCAACGCCAACTTCCTGCTGTACTTCGCTGGCGTCGTGTTCTCCGAGATCGGTGTGCGAGGCACGCTGGCGATCAACCTGTACCACGTGTACCTGTTGACCGAATCCAGCCTGTTCGTCGGGCTCGTGGGCCTGTTCCAGTTCCTGGCCGTCATCACCCTCGGCCCGCTCGGGGGAGCGCTGGCCGACCGGATCGACCGGCGCCGACTCGTCCAGGTCATGCAGGCGGGGTCGTTCGTCACTAGCGCCGGGCTCGCGCTGGTCACCTGGCTCGGCGTCGTCGAGCCGTGGCACATCTACCTGGCCGTGCTCTTGAATGCCACGGCAGCCGCCTTCGACAATCCGGCTCGGCGCGCACTCATCCCGAACCTGGTCCCCCGCCACCAGCTCGTCCAGGCGTTCGCGCTGGTGACACCCGCCCGGGAGCTGTCGTTCATGATCGGTCCCGCGCTGGGCGGCATCCTGGTCGCGGTCCACGGACCGGAGCTGATGTACGCGTTCGACGCGCTGTCGTACCTGTTCCTGATCGTCGCGCTAGCCGTGCTCAGGCTCAAGCCGGGCGACAAGCCGACCACGCGAGCGCCGTTCATACGGAGCGTCGGGGCGGGGTTCTCCTACGTGCGGCGTCGTCCCATCATCGGCCAACTGCTCGGCCTCGACGTGATCGCGACGTTGTTCGGGGCGTATCGGGCGATTCTCCCGGAGCTCGCTGAGGATGTCTTGCAGGCCGGAGCCACGGGGTATGGGCTGTTGTCGGCGGCTGTCCCGGCTGGTGCACTGTTGGGCTCGTGGTTCGTCTATCGAAATATCCAGCACCTTCACGGCGGCCGGCTGGTGCTCTGGTCCGTCGCCGGGTACGGACTCGCCTGCGTCGCACTCGCGCAGGCGCCGATCCTGTGGCTCGCACTCGCAGCCGCGGCTGCCATCGGCGCGATGGACGCCATGGGCTCGACGGTCCGACAGGCGGCCATACAGGTCGAGATTCCGGACGACATCCGGGGCCGCATCACGGCCATCCAGCAGATTGCGACCCGTGGCGGACCGTCGCTCGGGATTCTCAACGTCGGGGCGGTCGCCGGCGTGATCGGACCGGTCCTGGCCCTGTCGATCGGCGGTCTCGTGCCCGTCGCCGTCGCCGGACTGGCCGCTCGAGCCAGCCGCACGCTCCGCGCCTACGACGTCCCGACGTCGGAAGCTGAGGGTTGA
- a CDS encoding IS3 family transposase — MAARKAEGFNVNAACAAAGVSRSAFYAWLERGEGPTEAEWDEARLINEIRDLHAASDGTYGEPRMTAELVEKGWVLNRKRTARLMRQERLQGHRPRRRRSLTKADEAAPAIEDLVGRRFQPQLLDTVWAGDITYVRTGQGWLYLATVIDLASRRLIGWSMGDRHDATLVVDALEMAVAARGRRKMDGTIFHHDRGSEYTSETFRTACRDLGVTQSCGRTGSCLDNAVAESFFATLKVELIHRLHLPTRAAARRAIFVWVHRYNHRRRHSTIGMIPPALYEQHQRQTQSLPSTVAAYAGVRPAGGKSTGHWIPTGWLVSLRDGSGRLRTRSVGCR, encoded by the coding sequence GTGGCCGCCCGGAAGGCCGAAGGGTTCAACGTCAACGCTGCCTGCGCCGCCGCCGGTGTGTCGCGATCGGCGTTCTACGCCTGGCTCGAGCGCGGCGAGGGGCCGACCGAGGCGGAGTGGGACGAAGCGCGGCTGATCAACGAGATCCGTGATCTGCACGCCGCCTCGGACGGGACCTACGGCGAGCCGCGCATGACGGCGGAGCTCGTCGAGAAGGGGTGGGTGCTCAACCGCAAGCGCACCGCCCGGCTGATGCGCCAGGAACGGCTGCAGGGCCATCGTCCCCGGCGTCGTCGGTCGTTGACCAAAGCGGATGAGGCCGCGCCGGCGATCGAGGATCTGGTCGGCCGTAGGTTCCAGCCGCAACTGCTCGACACCGTCTGGGCCGGTGACATCACCTACGTCCGCACCGGTCAGGGATGGCTGTACCTGGCCACCGTGATCGACCTGGCATCCCGGCGGCTGATCGGCTGGTCCATGGGTGACCGCCACGACGCGACGCTGGTCGTCGATGCGCTCGAGATGGCGGTCGCCGCCCGTGGGCGACGCAAGATGGACGGCACGATCTTTCATCACGACCGCGGCTCGGAGTACACCTCCGAGACGTTTCGAACCGCGTGCCGCGACCTGGGTGTCACCCAGTCGTGCGGGCGGACCGGCTCGTGCCTCGATAACGCGGTTGCTGAGAGCTTCTTCGCGACGTTGAAGGTTGAGCTCATCCACCGGCTGCACCTACCGACCCGAGCCGCCGCCCGCCGGGCGATCTTTGTCTGGGTCCATCGCTACAACCATCGACGGCGGCACTCCACGATCGGGATGATCCCGCCAGCCCTCTACGAACAGCACCAACGGCAGACCCAGTCGCTACCGTCGACGGTGGCCGCATATGCCGGTGTCCGGCCCGCGGGGGGGAAGTCCACGGGTCATTGGATTCCAACCGGCTGGTTGGTCTCGCTGCGTGACGGTAGTGGGCGTCTTCGTACTCGGTCGGTGGGATGTCGTTGA
- a CDS encoding xanthine dehydrogenase family protein molybdopterin-binding subunit translates to MNDDSVLTTLRSPDDARLTGALRYTVEESHDGALHAAFVLSPSARARVVDVALAPALAVPGVVDAFSGRDLEPRYFGRSLEDYPVLARDEVRFVGQRIAVVVAETPEAAAQGVDLVELQLVEEDPVLTVDEALAYGPARAVHRNVRAYSGSDPDHPDGNYQGGDMRADPRAQAVIDRAPAVAEATYRWERSHAAPLEPHACVVDATASRIDVRSTTKEPFRLRETLARLADVPVERVVVRPLPVGGDFGSKASPFLDAPCMIASLRNGRPVRATMSYVEELTTTSARHPGRMTIRVATDDDGMPSAVEVETLLDGGAFAAIKPQPTRVISIIGMPFAPYRLPALDERVAVTYSNTLPGGHVRAPGEMQSTFAGESHVDVLARRAGIDPLDYRVRLVSGVAYKDILERLRVVRDRWRREAAAGDERTRRRGLGLAIFQRAGGRGHTEAVASVDRDGVLIRLSVPEQGSGMYEVFRRIAADVLRLPADRIRVETAPTSDELPDRGAGASRVTVVAGQAVRDACVAVRDLLGGRPVEVTGDYWPGAVLGEGAAPVTARGTYGASGKAKPTYGGLLVDLAVDSESGHLELQRAHLVVDGGPVLDAVSYRGQLEGGFAFGLSQALYESLVSEGGQIVTGNLGDYKCAVAADMPPLTMELLPDSRQGGSSEVRGGVGELVNLGVAPAIANALADATGIRLRHLPMTANDVWDALRSGPAEENLDG, encoded by the coding sequence GTGAACGACGACTCGGTCCTGACCACCCTACGCAGCCCCGACGACGCCCGCCTCACTGGAGCGCTGCGGTACACGGTCGAGGAAAGCCATGACGGTGCCCTGCATGCCGCCTTCGTGCTCTCACCGTCGGCACGCGCCCGCGTCGTCGACGTGGCTCTCGCGCCCGCGCTGGCGGTTCCGGGGGTCGTCGATGCGTTCAGCGGGCGCGACCTCGAGCCGCGGTACTTCGGCCGTTCACTGGAGGACTATCCGGTGCTCGCCAGGGACGAGGTGCGTTTCGTCGGGCAGCGGATCGCGGTCGTCGTCGCCGAGACGCCCGAGGCGGCTGCGCAAGGGGTGGATCTCGTCGAATTGCAGCTCGTCGAGGAGGACCCGGTCCTCACCGTGGACGAGGCGCTGGCGTACGGCCCCGCGCGTGCTGTGCATCGCAACGTTCGCGCGTACTCCGGCAGTGACCCCGATCACCCCGACGGCAATTATCAGGGCGGCGACATGAGGGCGGACCCGCGAGCGCAGGCGGTGATCGACCGCGCGCCAGCGGTTGCAGAGGCGACCTACCGCTGGGAACGCTCGCATGCAGCCCCGCTCGAACCCCACGCCTGCGTCGTCGATGCGACTGCCTCCAGGATCGACGTCCGCTCGACCACGAAGGAGCCGTTCCGTCTGCGCGAAACCCTGGCTCGGCTGGCGGATGTCCCGGTCGAGCGGGTTGTTGTCCGCCCTCTCCCGGTCGGGGGAGATTTCGGTTCGAAGGCCTCGCCGTTCTTGGACGCGCCGTGCATGATCGCCTCCCTTCGCAACGGCCGGCCGGTTCGAGCCACGATGTCGTACGTCGAGGAACTCACCACGACTTCCGCTCGCCACCCTGGTCGCATGACGATCCGCGTGGCGACCGATGACGACGGCATGCCCAGCGCGGTCGAGGTGGAGACACTGCTCGATGGCGGCGCCTTCGCCGCGATCAAGCCGCAGCCGACCCGCGTCATCTCCATCATCGGCATGCCGTTCGCTCCCTACCGGTTGCCAGCCCTGGACGAACGTGTCGCCGTCACCTACTCGAACACCCTCCCCGGTGGGCACGTGCGGGCGCCTGGAGAGATGCAGAGCACTTTTGCGGGCGAGTCGCATGTCGACGTCCTGGCTCGACGTGCCGGGATCGATCCCCTCGACTATCGGGTGCGCCTGGTCTCCGGTGTCGCATACAAGGACATTCTTGAGCGACTCCGCGTGGTCCGGGATCGCTGGCGGCGGGAGGCTGCGGCCGGCGATGAACGCACCCGTCGACGCGGGCTGGGCCTTGCAATCTTCCAACGAGCCGGTGGGAGGGGGCACACTGAAGCCGTGGCGTCCGTCGATCGCGACGGGGTGCTGATTCGTCTCTCGGTCCCAGAGCAGGGATCCGGGATGTACGAGGTCTTCCGTCGCATCGCCGCGGACGTGTTGCGGCTGCCGGCTGACCGGATCCGCGTCGAGACGGCGCCGACCAGCGATGAACTGCCCGATCGCGGCGCCGGCGCCAGCCGGGTCACCGTCGTCGCGGGCCAGGCGGTCCGTGACGCCTGCGTAGCCGTCCGCGATCTCCTCGGGGGCCGCCCTGTCGAAGTGACCGGCGACTATTGGCCGGGTGCCGTGTTGGGAGAGGGGGCCGCGCCGGTGACGGCGCGCGGTACCTACGGCGCCAGCGGGAAGGCGAAGCCCACCTACGGGGGGTTGCTGGTCGACCTCGCGGTGGACTCGGAGAGCGGCCATCTCGAGCTGCAGCGCGCCCATCTGGTGGTCGACGGAGGCCCGGTGCTCGACGCCGTGTCGTATCGCGGCCAACTCGAAGGTGGGTTCGCGTTCGGGCTCAGCCAGGCGCTGTACGAATCGCTCGTGTCGGAAGGCGGCCAGATCGTGACGGGCAACCTCGGCGACTACAAGTGTGCCGTCGCCGCCGACATGCCCCCGCTGACCATGGAGTTGCTCCCGGATTCCCGACAGGGCGGTTCGTCAGAGGTTCGGGGTGGGGTCGGTGAGCTCGTCAACCTCGGTGTGGCGCCGGCCATCGCGAACGCCTTGGCCGATGCGACCGGCATCCGGCTGCGGCACCTGCCGATGACTGCCAACGACGTCTGGGACGCGCTGCGGTCCGGACCTGCAGAGGAGAACCTTGATGGGTGA
- a CDS encoding FAD binding domain-containing protein — protein sequence MPLTFHHPTSLMAACELLAELDDAHLIAGGVSLSLMVREGFVETDHLVGLGRVDGLGEMARVDGALVLGARVTHDRLAHSESVREVIGCAPRVFGGIGNSRVRNAGTLGGNLAHADPAQDPPLLLAAARAVAEVRSVRGTRDVAVAELATGVFETALEADEVIARVRVPVPATSRRFGYCKLTPNSHDDYGTANAAVALESTPDGSGWSLRIVVGAVVATPFVLDVPDVDVDSLEAGLPSAVTEALATIRPQHDRKGTPAYKAALAQVAVRRAVDAALRDDASAGPRSSA from the coding sequence GTGCCGTTGACGTTCCACCACCCCACGTCGCTGATGGCTGCATGTGAACTGCTCGCGGAACTCGACGACGCGCACCTCATCGCCGGGGGGGTCAGTCTCTCCCTGATGGTTCGTGAGGGGTTCGTCGAGACGGACCACCTCGTGGGCCTCGGTCGCGTCGATGGGCTTGGGGAAATGGCCCGGGTCGACGGGGCACTCGTGCTCGGAGCCCGTGTCACCCACGACCGGTTGGCACACTCCGAGTCCGTGAGGGAGGTGATTGGCTGCGCCCCTCGGGTGTTCGGGGGGATCGGGAACAGCAGGGTCCGAAACGCCGGCACGCTGGGCGGGAATCTTGCGCACGCGGATCCGGCGCAGGATCCGCCCCTGCTGTTGGCTGCCGCTCGGGCGGTCGCCGAGGTCAGATCCGTGCGCGGTACACGGGACGTGGCCGTCGCGGAACTCGCCACCGGCGTCTTCGAGACGGCGCTCGAAGCCGACGAGGTGATCGCGCGCGTGCGCGTGCCGGTCCCGGCCACGTCGCGGCGCTTCGGGTACTGCAAGCTGACACCGAACTCGCATGACGACTACGGAACGGCGAACGCCGCGGTTGCGCTCGAGTCGACCCCCGACGGCTCCGGGTGGTCGCTGCGGATCGTCGTCGGGGCGGTTGTCGCGACGCCGTTCGTTCTCGATGTCCCGGATGTGGATGTCGATTCGTTGGAGGCAGGGCTGCCCAGCGCCGTCACCGAAGCCCTGGCGACCATCCGCCCGCAGCACGACCGGAAAGGCACGCCGGCCTACAAGGCCGCACTGGCTCAGGTGGCCGTGCGACGTGCAGTGGACGCTGCCCTGCGGGACGACGCGTCGGCCGGACCGAGGAGTTCGGCGTGA
- a CDS encoding class II aldolase/adducin family protein, with the protein MDPDQIERVATACRVLGKLDATHGAYGHVSVRAGDDSMLIKGKGKGQAGLRDTQASDIISVSFDVEQVDGDPDVRPPSESFLHAWIYRLRPDVESVVHMHPESALLLTIHDLPLRTIYGAYGQGGRMAAEGIPTYPNSLTVSDHDRGREFAEFFGDRRACLMRAHGVAVAGGSIEEAAVDTLVLKELTDITYKAYLLGGEPPELPEEERAAIAKPLDPDRPFGAAGGQAGVLANWTGYRQLAGEA; encoded by the coding sequence ATGGATCCGGATCAGATCGAACGCGTCGCGACGGCCTGCCGCGTGTTGGGAAAACTCGACGCGACACACGGGGCGTACGGGCATGTCAGCGTGCGAGCGGGGGACGACAGCATGCTCATCAAGGGGAAGGGCAAGGGACAGGCAGGGCTGCGCGACACACAGGCCAGCGACATCATCAGCGTCAGCTTCGACGTGGAACAGGTCGACGGGGACCCCGACGTGCGTCCGCCCAGCGAGAGCTTCCTGCACGCGTGGATCTATCGCCTACGCCCCGACGTGGAGTCGGTGGTGCACATGCATCCGGAGTCGGCGCTGCTGCTCACGATACACGATCTTCCGTTGCGCACGATCTACGGTGCGTACGGCCAGGGTGGTCGCATGGCGGCAGAGGGCATCCCCACCTACCCGAACAGCCTGACGGTCAGTGACCACGACCGTGGCCGTGAGTTCGCCGAGTTCTTCGGCGACCGGCGGGCGTGCCTCATGCGCGCCCACGGTGTCGCCGTCGCCGGTGGCAGTATCGAGGAAGCCGCGGTGGACACCCTCGTACTGAAGGAATTGACGGACATCACCTACAAGGCGTACCTGCTGGGCGGCGAACCTCCGGAGCTGCCAGAGGAGGAGCGCGCGGCCATTGCCAAGCCGTTGGATCCGGATCGACCGTTCGGCGCCGCCGGTGGGCAGGCCGGAGTGCTCGCCAACTGGACGGGCTACCGCCAGCTCGCCGGCGAGGCGTGA
- a CDS encoding transposase: MGHDNERRQPRPRRKFSDEFKRDAVDLVLTTGRPVAEVAAELGIYDSTLGNWVRRHQDEQAAGSGIAPDERARLKELEAENAKLRMERDLLKRTVAFWVKESPQ, translated from the coding sequence ATGGGACACGACAACGAACGACGACAACCAAGACCGCGCCGCAAGTTCTCCGACGAGTTCAAGCGCGACGCGGTCGACCTGGTGCTCACGACCGGCCGCCCGGTCGCGGAGGTCGCCGCGGAGCTGGGGATCTACGACTCCACGCTGGGCAACTGGGTGCGTCGCCACCAGGACGAACAGGCCGCCGGCAGCGGCATCGCACCTGACGAGCGCGCCAGATTGAAAGAGCTCGAGGCGGAGAACGCCAAGCTTCGGATGGAGCGTGATCTGCTCAAACGAACCGTGGCCTTCTGGGTGAAGGAGTCACCGCAGTGA
- a CDS encoding Gfo/Idh/MocA family protein: MGDALRVAIVGYGLAVAPVERAFLAHGGFDIRACVDPSQLARHQFEEKFGSGAYDSMDRMLDDVEPDVVYVATPTRTHHDLSVQALATGASVLVEKPIALDLDEAVHMIAEARRHDGVLMVNHKRSADREVLAMRAAIRRGDIGTPRWTSRLHFSDWMYRWRAAEERDPAVGGVVLRQGAHEFDILRGLLPSAPVRLRGWVGDLADELPGEGAYSAWIECSDGSMATSVYSGYDRFRSDELTAGLLPPGLIGATHRTYRQHMQAGADEYRLKQTVGHPRAPELLEDLYGFSFAMCGAGDVRTAPNGSAWVYGRSGRRRVTVDGPAGTDLIVAELHEAIRHGTAPAHDGSWGLACLELCVAVRESAMVGEAVQLQHQAFTADGFLTDDAPLRSLEH, translated from the coding sequence ATGGGTGACGCACTGCGCGTCGCGATCGTGGGGTACGGGCTCGCCGTGGCCCCCGTCGAGCGCGCCTTCCTCGCGCACGGCGGCTTCGACATCCGCGCGTGTGTCGACCCGTCCCAGCTGGCACGGCACCAGTTCGAGGAGAAGTTCGGCAGCGGCGCCTACGATTCGATGGATCGCATGCTAGACGACGTCGAACCCGACGTCGTCTATGTCGCGACGCCGACGAGGACACACCACGACCTGTCGGTGCAGGCGCTAGCGACTGGCGCCAGCGTCCTCGTCGAGAAGCCGATCGCTCTCGATTTGGACGAGGCCGTCCACATGATCGCCGAGGCCCGTCGGCACGATGGTGTCCTGATGGTGAACCACAAGCGCAGCGCGGATCGTGAGGTCCTCGCCATGCGTGCGGCCATTCGCCGGGGGGACATCGGAACGCCTCGATGGACGAGCCGGTTGCACTTCTCGGACTGGATGTACCGCTGGCGGGCAGCCGAGGAACGCGATCCGGCCGTCGGTGGTGTCGTATTGCGGCAGGGCGCCCACGAGTTCGACATCCTGCGCGGCCTGCTGCCGAGTGCGCCGGTCCGGCTGCGCGGCTGGGTCGGCGACCTGGCCGATGAGCTTCCCGGCGAGGGGGCCTACTCGGCGTGGATCGAGTGTAGTGACGGCTCGATGGCCACCTCGGTGTACAGCGGGTACGACCGCTTTCGGTCGGACGAACTCACGGCCGGCCTGCTTCCCCCAGGCTTGATCGGCGCCACGCACCGCACCTACCGACAGCACATGCAGGCCGGTGCGGATGAGTACCGGCTCAAGCAGACGGTCGGCCACCCGCGCGCGCCGGAGTTGCTCGAGGACCTGTACGGGTTCTCCTTCGCGATGTGTGGAGCTGGTGACGTCCGGACCGCGCCGAACGGATCGGCCTGGGTCTACGGACGTTCCGGGCGTCGGCGCGTGACGGTCGACGGGCCTGCGGGCACCGATTTGATCGTGGCCGAACTGCATGAGGCGATCCGGCACGGCACGGCACCCGCGCACGACGGATCATGGGGGCTGGCGTGCCTGGAACTCTGCGTGGCGGTCCGCGAGTCCGCAATGGTGGGCGAAGCAGTGCAGTTACAGCACCAAGCGTTCACCGCAGATGGGTTTCTCACGGACGATGCGCCCTTACGCAGCCTGGAGCACTAA
- a CDS encoding ATP-binding protein encodes MRTSCHPGCPAAGGRSTAPIATAAVDRFMHHAHVVVTEGDSYRFAQARDGKGVTPLA; translated from the coding sequence ATGCGGACATCCTGTCATCCAGGGTGTCCGGCTGCAGGGGGGAGGTCCACCGCCCCGATCGCCACCGCCGCGGTCGACCGGTTCATGCATCACGCCCACGTCGTGGTCACCGAAGGCGACTCGTACCGGTTCGCACAAGCCCGCGACGGCAAGGGGGTGACGCCCTTGGCTTGA